A stretch of DNA from Thermanaerosceptrum fracticalcis:
TATGACCAACGCGCAGGCCGCGTTTTAATAGGTTATTGCCGCTGATCATCCAGGCATCATCAAATACTTCCCTTTGCCAGTTCCTTGTTCCCAAAATACCTAAAGAGTTATTACCATCAATAGAGCCCGTACTGCCAAACAGCGGTACGTTTTTACCTAAACCAGGATGTTTTTTCATTTCTTCAAATGCTTTTTGTACATATTCCAGCACTCGGGCGGGTTGAGCTACATAAATATCCCTGTCACCCCTAATAGCAATAGCTTTAAGCTTTTTAGAACCAAAGACCGCCCCTAATCCACCTCTGCCAGCAGCTCTAGTATCAGAGATTATTGAAGCATACTTAACCAGATTTTCACCAGCTGGCCCTATACAGGCAACTTGAAATTCGGTGTTTTGAAGCCTTTCTTTTATTTTTTGTTGTGTTTTAGAAGTTTCCAACCCCCATAAGTCTTGGGCATCACAAAAATTTACAGTATCATTTTCAATTACTAAAAATTTCGGTTTGCTTAGTTTACCACTTATTAAAATAGCGTCATAGCCAGCATTTTTGATCTCTGTTGCAAAATGACCACCCATATAACTATCAATAAATAATCCAGTCAGCGGGGATTTGGTCATAAATGCAGTCATTGCTGCCCCAGGCATTATAGTGCCATTTGCTGGTCCAACAGCAATTACTACAGAATTTTCTTCGCTTAATGGATCAGTTTCAGGTTTAATTGCGTCATAAAGTAACTTGACCCCGAAACCGTTTCCACCCAAAAATTTCCTAACAAAGGTAGGGGTTATATTTTCAATTTCAGTTGTTTCGTTCGATAAATTAATTTTTAATACTTTATAATTATATCCGCTGTACATTATAAACACCTCTTTCTCTGTTTACGGATCCTATTCTATTTTCTTCATTGTAAACAATCGCTTGTGGAACACAGTATTTAACACACTGAGGGTCTCCCCCGCACAAATCACATTTTAAAGGAATATTATAATCACTATGTATGTAGATAGCTCCGAATGGGCAAACCTCTGCGCATAACCCACATCCAATACATTTATTTTCGTTGATTTTCAGACCTCCTGAATTACTATCAATAAAAAACGCATTTTCGGGGCAAACTTCTGAACACTTCGGTTTTTTACATTGTCTGCAAACTACTGGCTTAATCTTTTCGCCTAGCTCACCTTCAATAACAATCCTAATTGCAGCTTTTCTCCTATTAAATCTATCTCCCAATTTATTATACGAACACACAGATTCGCAAATCTTACAGCCACTGCACTTTTCTTTATCGACAAGTATCCTTTTCATTTTACCCTACCTCCCAATTCTCTCTACCCACCTAGAGCAGGGGGTAAAAATATAATCTCATCGTTCTCATTCAAGCAATATGTGAATTTATCCAAATCACTGATAATCCTACCGTTAACAGCCAATGCCATCTGAGACCATATTTCATTTTTTTCATAATCAATCAACTGGCCAGTTAGCTCTCTGCCGTAAATCATTTCCATTTCTCTTACTAAATCCAATAGAGTGGTTTTTTCGGGTAATTCCAAGTATTTATAGGTAACGCCGGCCAATTCTCTATAGAGACAGTGAAAAATCACCTTAACTTGCAATTTCTATCGTTCCTTTACTTAATATTAAAAAGGTTTGCTACCTATACTATGTCGAAATTAATACTTTTCTGTTTATTTAAAACATACGAAATACTTCCCAATCATGACCAGGCAAAATGTCTGCATTTATCTTTTTCATTTTAGCGAAAGAATTATAACAATGCTCTAAACTATAAAAAATGCCTGGAGGAGTTTGATTATCCCAATTTTCCCTGATGTTTATTAAATCACCGGTAATAAGATATTTTTTTTGTGGTGTAGTTACCAGAATTCCTTGTGAACCCGGAGAGTGTCCCGGTAATAGTACCACCTCTAATCCTTCGTCTATGTGACAATCACCATTTACTGTTTCTATTCTTTCAAAATAATTAATAAAAAATGGCTTTTTGCCTTCAATATTCATTTCATAATGCTTTCGATCAGGAGGTAAGGGATCTACTGAATACTTTAACTCTTCGCTTTGCACTACAATCTTGGCGTTTGGTAATTTTAATGCGCCGTAGGCATGATCCCAGTGGAGATGCGTTAATAAACAAAGTTTTATATCTTCAGGTTTTACACCAATCTCTTCCAGCGCAAATTCTAATCTTTGGTTTTTTGATTTTTTTAAGGGATTATGGTATTTTGTTCCCCAATTCTCATCATCAGATGGACCTGTATCAACTAATACACAGTTTCCATTGGAATTGGTTAAAAGCCAACCAATACACGGAACTTCTAATCTTTCTCCGGCACCCTTACCAAAAGTTAAACCACTCTTATACACAGTTAGAGTTCCGAGGTTTAAAGGTTTAATACCCCACATTTCAGTCTTACCTCCTGACACCGGGAATTATTATTACATAAACATTATTATCAATCTGAAGTTCCAAATATATATTTACAGAATACTCCACATCCCAGAATGAGTTAAATTACTCCGTTATTTTTAAGATTCAAGATCTCGTCTTCGTCATATCCACATTCCCTTAATACTTCAATTGTATTCTCTCCTAATTCCGGTGCCCTATTATATAACTTAAATGGCGTACCCGAAAGTTTGATTGGATTTCCTATTTGTTTGTAGTTGCCACTTTTTTCATC
This window harbors:
- a CDS encoding 4Fe-4S dicluster domain-containing protein; amino-acid sequence: MKRILVDKEKCSGCKICESVCSYNKLGDRFNRRKAAIRIVIEGELGEKIKPVVCRQCKKPKCSEVCPENAFFIDSNSGGLKINENKCIGCGLCAEVCPFGAIYIHSDYNIPLKCDLCGGDPQCVKYCVPQAIVYNEENRIGSVNRERGVYNVQRI
- a CDS encoding MoaD/ThiS family protein; translation: MQVKVIFHCLYRELAGVTYKYLELPEKTTLLDLVREMEMIYGRELTGQLIDYEKNEIWSQMALAVNGRIISDLDKFTYCLNENDEIIFLPPALGG
- a CDS encoding N-acyl homoserine lactonase family protein; the protein is MWGIKPLNLGTLTVYKSGLTFGKGAGERLEVPCIGWLLTNSNGNCVLVDTGPSDDENWGTKYHNPLKKSKNQRLEFALEEIGVKPEDIKLCLLTHLHWDHAYGALKLPNAKIVVQSEELKYSVDPLPPDRKHYEMNIEGKKPFFINYFERIETVNGDCHIDEGLEVVLLPGHSPGSQGILVTTPQKKYLITGDLINIRENWDNQTPPGIFYSLEHCYNSFAKMKKINADILPGHDWEVFRMF